Proteins encoded in a region of the Rutidosis leptorrhynchoides isolate AG116_Rl617_1_P2 chromosome 9, CSIRO_AGI_Rlap_v1, whole genome shotgun sequence genome:
- the LOC139868074 gene encoding uncharacterized protein — protein MTERPRGVDTYYQPGDFEDHSPIVYPTPAGGNNRRFEVQEVCEFCGDPSHFSYGCRNGIPPVNQHIVEEQVNEVQGRRYDPYANTYNSGWRNYPNFSWSNNNALNANQGNQLRPQNNFQNQGNFQNQGNYQRNYQNPYPNNRNQNQNNYQNQGQNPNQNQNSTSTNQPSSSDAKMDAFISEMRKMIEVQNKSIGALAKVIGNVAKSKGNREPGTIPSYTVLNPNHKDQGKGHSVNMVGALRSRKKYDNKVGEKEVVQQESSKSPIVLDEEEESENDNPGEGVKKTEPIVNETGKAETESKTVPFPKALESPNQFPYGKKGPQPEDMWETFKQVKINLPLLDAIRQVPSYAKFLKDLCTQKRKQRATLPKKVELTEHLSAVVSGILPPKFKDPGTPLIAVTVGNVNVKKALLDLGASINILPFCLVDRFELGLMKRTNIIIQLADQSIKMPRGILEDVIVKVEDFYYPVDFIVMDIEPRNRDAQPTIILGRSFLATINAHINCRTGAMDISFGNRKMRINIFNSLHTPDVHKCYRIDVIDELVEKHTSHLITNDSVEIFCLGDEEDVECEEVKAVELAVASTMDARLPPWTHKYEPLPKSIDTNTRPSLESPPTLELKPLPSHLKYAFLGTDGTLPVIIASDLTGVQEKDLMEVLHKYKAAVGWTIADLKGISPSVCMHRIVTDPEVKPAHDTQCRLNLNMQEVVKKEVLKWLDAGIIFPISDSQWVSPTQTVPKKAGIMVMETEEGEKITTRPETSWRVCIDYRKLNAATSKDHFPLPFFDQIIEKLSEKVLKRCTETNLVLSWEKSHFMVREGVVLGHIVSERGFEVDRAKVQLISTLPPPTNVKGVRSFLGHAGFYRRFIKDFSVNSKPLCNLLLKDAHFDFDDQCREAFNTLKRKLTEAPILQSPDWTKPFEIMCDASDFAAGAFLGQRVNRKPVVIYYASKTFSDAQINYTTTEKELLAVVFALDKFRSYLWGSKVVVFSDHSALRHLLDKKKSKPRLIRWILLLQEFDLEIRYKKGIENVVADHLSRIPPPPFDPAKPIQENFPDECLFSVVQVPWFAHIVNYLVTNKIPKHWNKHKRDYFLSQVKHYIWEDPILYRIGPDQIIRRCVVEDEHKDILAHCHTFACGGHYGFKKTGYKVLDSGFFWPTIFKDACEYVKNCARCQRMGGIYKRNEMPMNPILVCEIFDVWGIDFMRPFPPSFGFEYILVAVDYVSKWVEAEATRTNDHKAIISDRGSHFKNSHFAKLLRDYGVNHRIATPYHPQTSGQVEVSNRELKRILEKTVNPNRKDWSLRLDDALWAYQTSYKTPIGTSPY, from the exons ATGACCGAACGACCAAGAGGAGTAGACacctactaccaaccgggtgatttTGAGGATCATTCACCTATTGTTTATCCTACACCGGCAGGAGGAAACAACCGACGATTTGAG GTTCAGGAAGTATGTGAGTTTTGTGGAGATCCTTCTCACTTTTCATATGGATGTAGAAATGGGATTCCACCGGTAAATCAGCACATAGTGGAAGAACAAGTTAACGAGGTTCAGGGACGGAGATATGATCCATACGCCAACACGTATAATTCGGGTTGGAGAAATTATCCTAATTTCAGTTGGAGCAATAACAACGCTCTGAATGCTAACCAAGGGAACCAACTTAGACCACAAAACAACTTTCAAAACCAGGGTAACTTTCAGAACCAAGGAAACTACCAAAGAAACTATCAAAATCCTTATCCAAACAaccgaaaccaaaaccaaaacaattacCAAAACCAAGGCCAAAACCCAAACCAAAATCAAAACAGTacttcaaccaatcaaccatctagCTCGGATGCTAAGATGGATGCGTTCATCTCCGAAATGCGAAAAATGATAGAAGTGCAAAATAAGTCGATTGGTGCATTGGCTAAGGTGATCGGTAATGTAGCAAAAAGTAAGGGAAATAGGGAACCAGGTACAATTCCAAGCTACACGGTTCTAAATCCAAATCATAAAGATCAAGGAAAAGGGCATAGCGTTAACATGGTAGGTGCCTTGAGAAGCAGAAAGAAGTATGACAATAAGGTTGGTGAAAAAGAGGTAGTACAACAAGAGTCAAGTAAGTCTCCTATTGTTCTTGATGAGGAAGAGGAAAGTGAAAATGATAACCCTGGGGAGGGGGTGAAAAAGACCGAACCAATCGTTAATGAGACTGGGAAAGCGGAGACGGAATCAAAAACTGTCCCATTTCCCAAGGCTTTAGAGTCCCCaaaccaattcccttatgggaaaaagggaccaCAACCAGAGGACATGTGGGAAACGTTTAAACAGGTTAAGATAAATTTACCCCTCCTCGATGCTATTAGGCAAGTCCCGTCTTATGCTAAATTTTTAAAGGACCTTTGCACTCAAAAGAGGAAGCAAAGGGCGACTTTACCCAAAAAGGTGGAGCTAACCGAGCACCTAAGTGCAGTTGTTTCGGGTATacttccacctaagtttaaggacccaGGGACCCCGTTGATAGCTGTGACTGTAGGAAACGTGAATGTGAAAAAGGCGTTATTGGACCTAGGAGCTAGCATTAATATTTTACCTTTTTGTCTAGTTGACCGATTTGAATTGGGTTTAATGAAAAGAACCAACATAATTATTCAACTAGCGGACCAGTCAATCAAAATGCCTAGGGGGATATTAGAAGATGTGATAGTAAAGGTGGAAGATTTCTATTACCCAGTTGATTTTATTGTTATGGACATTGAACCTAGGAATAGAGATGCCCAACCCACTATAATCTTGGGACGCTCGTTTTTGGCCACCATTAATGCTCACATTAATTGTCGAACGGGTGCTATGGACATATCTTTTGGAAATCGCAAGATGAGAATTAATATCTTTAATTCTCTTCATACACCGGATGTCCATAAATGCTATCGGATAGATGTGATTGATGAATTAGTGGAAAAACATACCTCTCACCTAATAACCAACGACTCAGTAGAAATATTTTGCTTAGGTGACGAAGAGGATGTTGAGTGTGAAGAGGTCAAGGCAGTAGAACTAGCAGTAGCAAGTACAATGGATGCTAGGTTGCCACCATGGACTCATAAATATGAGCCATTACCTAAATCCATTGATACTAATACGAGACCTTCACTAGAGTCACCACCGACTCTTGAGTTAAAACCCTTACCTTCTCATTTGAAGTATGCATTTTTAGGTACTGACGGCACTTTACCAGTTATTATTGCTTCAGATTTGACAGGTGTGCAGGAAAAAGATTTGATGGAAGTGCTTCATAAGTACAAGGCTGCTGTAGGGTGGACGATAGCTGATTTGAAAGGGATAAGTCCCTCAGTGTGTATGCATAGGATAGTTACAGATCCAGAGGTTAAACCTGCTCATGATACGCAATGCAGGTTAAACCTGAATATGCAGGAAGTTGTAAAGAAGGAAGTTCTCAAGTGGTTAGATGCAGGGATTATTTTCCCTATTTCAGATAGTCAGTGGGTAAGCCCCACACAAACAGTGCCAAAGAAAGCTGGGATAATGGTAATGGAAACGGAGGAAGGTGAAAAGATCACAACCCGTCCCGAGACGAGTTGGCGGGTATGTATTGACTACAGGAAGTTGAATGCTGCAACTTCAAAGGATCACTTTCCCTTGCCTTTTTTTGATCAAATCATCGAAAAGTTGTCAG AAAAAGTTTTAAAGAGGTGTACCGAGACTAACCTTGTCCTTAGTTGGGAAAAGAGCCACTTTATGGTAAGGGAAGGGGTGGTTTTGGGACACATTGTGTCGGAACGGGGATTTGAAGTCGATAGGGCAAAAGTGCAACTTATTTCCACATTACCTCCACCAACCAATGTTAAGGGGGTAAGATCGTTTTTGGGACATGCAGGATTCTAtcgtaggtttatcaaagattttagcGTTAATTCTAAACCATTGTGTAATTTGTTATTAAAAGACGCACATTTTGACTTTGATGACCAATGTAGGGAGGCCTTTAACACCCTTAAGCGTAAGTTGACTGAAGCACCCATTTTGCAATCACCTGATTGGACCAAACCATTTGAAATTATGTGCGACGCTAGTGATTTTGCTGCTGGGGCATTTTTGGGTCAAAGAGTTAATAGGAAACCGGTTGTtatctattatgctagtaaaacgttcTCGGATGCCCAAATAAATTATACCACAACCGAGAAGGAATTATTAGCAGTCGTGTTTGCCTTAGACAAATTTAGATCATACTTGTGGGGGTCTAAGGTAGTTGTCTTTTCGGACCATAGTGCCCTAAGGCACTTGCTTGATAAGAAAAAGTCTAAGCCTAGATTGATAAGGTGGATCTTATTGCTACAAGAGTTTGATTTGGAAATAAGGTATAAAAAGGGTATTGAGAATGTGGTAGCTGACCATTTATCTAGGATACCCCCGCCACCGTTTGACCCTGCTAAACCAATCCAGGAAAATTTCCCAGATGAGTGTTTGTTTAGTGTTGTGCAGGTACCTTGGTTCGCGCATATCGTTAATTATTTGGTGACTAACAAGATACCGAAGCATTGGAACAAGCACAAGAGGGATTACTTTTTATCGCAGGTTAAGCATTATATTTGGGAGGACCCGATTCTTTACCGAATTGGACCCGACCAAATCATAAGAAGATGTGTGGTGGAAGATGAACATAAGGACATTCTAGCTCATTGTCATACTTTTGCATGTGGAGGACATTACGGATTCAAGAAAACCGGGTACAAAGTACTCGACTCAGGTTTCTTTTGGCCTACTATTTTTAAAGACGCGTGTGAGTATGTAAAAAATTGTGCTAGGTGTCAAAGGATGGGGGGAATCTATAAGCGTAATGAAATGCCCATGAACCCAATTttggtttgtgaaatctttgatgttTGGGGCATAGATTTTATGAGACCCTTTCCACCTTCTTTTGGGTTTGAGtatatactagtagccgttgattaTGTCTCCAAGTGGGTGGAGGCTGAGGCTACTCGAACCAATGACCACAAA GCCATAATTAGTGATAGGGGTTCGCACTTTAAGAACTCGCATTTTGCTAAACTTTTAAGGGATTATGGGGTAAATCACCGAATTGCTACGCCttaccatccccaaacaagtgggcaagtggaaGTATCTAATAGGGAATTAAAAAGGATTTTAGAAAAAACCGTAAATCCTAATCGCAAAGATTGGTCTTTAAGACTAGACGATGCGCTTTGGGCTTACCAGACATCTTATAAAACCCCTATTGGTACTTCACCTTATTGA